One Ovis aries strain OAR_USU_Benz2616 breed Rambouillet chromosome 4, ARS-UI_Ramb_v3.0, whole genome shotgun sequence DNA window includes the following coding sequences:
- the FIGNL1 gene encoding fidgetin-like protein 1 — translation MQASSSRSVHLSDWQKNYFALTSGTCTPGQKADAYRAQILRIQYAWANSDISQVCATTLFRKYAEKYSAVIDSDNVETGLNNYAESILTLARSQQTDSDKWKSGLTVNNVFKLSNVQEMMRAGKKSKDSQLAPADASLVIHKEATVFDLPAFSVCGGSGESNLLTNSAHGADRTQEFAEGGPSLKCPQSAQPPLVINTTKTCPVASAPFGESALAKFHAKPLFGNVKTENNSFIKGNIGLNVFSSNQSCFPSFCENTRDRKAFYGAGTTDALSTPILNKAFSKTEDNGQRGESSLPAFKTAKEQLWVDQQKKHHQPQRASGSSYGGVKKSLGAGRSRGIFGKFVPPVPKQDGADLGGGMQYKPQGAGAADPAHPMDERLKNLEPRMIELIMNEIMDQGPPVNWEDIAGVEFAKATIKEIVVWPMLRPDIFTGLRGPPKGILLFGPPGTGKTLIGKCIASQAGATFFSISASSLTSKWVGEGEKMVRALFAVARCQQPAVIFIDEIDSLLSQRGDGEHESSRRIKTEFLVQLDGAATSSEDRILVVGATNRPQEIDEAARRRLVKRLYIPLPEASARKQIVVNLMSKEQCCLSEEELALVVQHSDRFSGADMTQLCREASLGPIRSLQAVDIATITPDQVRPIAYSDFENAFRAVRPSVSPEDLELYENWNRTFGCGK, via the coding sequence ATGCAGGCCTCCAGCTCCAGGTCTGTACACCTGAGTGACTGGCAGAAGAATTACTTTGCACTTACATCTGGTACATGTACACCTGGACAGAAGGCAGATGCCTACCGAGCGCAGATACTCCGCATTCAGTATGCATGGGCAAACTCTGATATCTCCCAGGTCTGTGCTACTACACTGTTCAGAAAATATGCAGAGAAATATTCTGCAGTTATTGATTCTGACAATGTTGAAACTGGCTTGAATAACTATGCAGAAAGCATTTTAACTCTTGCAAGATCTCAGCAAACTGACAGTGACAAATGGAAGTCTGGATTGACAGTAAATAATGTGTTCAAACTGAGCAATGTGCAGGAGATGATGCGTGCTGGCAAGAAATCCAAAGACTCTCAGTTGGCGCCTGCTGATGCATCACTAGTCATCCACAAAGAGGCCACTGTCTTTGACCTTCCTGCATTTAGCGTTTGTGGTGGTTCTGGGGAGAGCAACCTGTTGACTAACTCAGCCCATGGTGCTGACAGGACTCAAGAGTTTGCAGAGGGTGGTCCTTCTTTGAAGTGCCCTCAGAGTGCCCAGCCACCTCTGGTCATTAACACCACTAAGACGTGTCCTGTAGCCTCAGCACCTTTTGGTGAGTCAGCCCTTGCAAAGTTCCATGCCAAACCATTATTTGGGAATGTCAAAACGGAAAATAACAGCTTTATAAAAGGCAATATAGGTCTCAATGTGTTCTCATCTAATCagtcttgttttccttctttctgtgaaAATACACGGGACAGAAAAGCTTTTTACGGTGCTGGCACCACTGATGCACTTTCCACCCCAATACTGAATAAGGCTTTTAGTAAAACAGAAGATAATGGCCAAAGAGGGGAGAGCAGCCTGCCTGCTTTTAAAACTGCAAAGGAACAGTTATGGGTAGATCAGCAGAAAAAGCACCACCAGCCCCAGCGTGCATCAGGGTCTTCATATGGTGGAGTGAAAAAGTCTCTGGGGGCTGGTAGATCCCGAGGGATATTTGGAAAGTTTGTTCCTCCTGTACCTAAGCAAGATGGGGCAGATCTGGGTGGGGGGATGCAGTATAAGCCTCAGGGTGCAGGTGCTGCAGACCCAGCACATCCCATGGACGAGCGTCTGAAGAACTTGGAGCCCAGAATGATTGAACTTATTATGAATGAGATTATGGATCAGGGACCTCCAGTAAACTGGGAAGATATCGCAGGCGTGGAATTTGCCAAGGCCACCATAAAGGAGATAGTTGTGTGGCCCATGTTGCGGCCAGACATCTTCACTGGCCTACGAGGACCCCCTAAAGGCATTCTGCTCTTTGGTCCCCCTGGCACTGGTAAGACTCTGATTGGCAAATGTATTGCTAGTCAGGCTGGGGCAACGTTCTTCAGTATCTCTGCTTCCTCCTTGACTTCCAAGTGGGTGGGTGAGGGGGAGAAAATGGTCCGTGCATTGTTTGCTGTAGCAAGATGTCAGCAACCAGCTGTGATATTTATTGATGAAATTGATTCCTTGTTATCTCAACGTGGAGATGGTGAGCATGAATCTTCTAGAAGGATAAAAACCGAATTTCTAGTTCAGTTAGATGGGGCAGCCACATCTTCTGAAGACCGTATTCTAGTGGTGGGAGCAACCAACCGGCCACAAGAAATTGATGAGGCTGCCCGGAGAAGGCTGGTGAAAAGGCTGTATATTCCCCTCCCAGAAGCTTCAGCCAGGAAACAGATAGTAGTTAATCtgatgtccaaggagcagtgctGCCTCAGTGAGGAGGAGCTCGCGCTGGTGGTGCAGCATTCTGACCGGTTCTCTGGGGCAGACATGACTCAGCTGTGCCGGGAGGCGTCTCTGGGTCCTATTCGCAGTTTGCAGGCCGTTGACATTGCCACCATAACGCCTGATCAAGTTCGCCCAATAGCTTACAGTGACTTTGAAAATGCTTTCAGAGCTGTGCGACCTAGTGTGTCTCCTGAAGATTTAGAGCTTTATGAAAACTGGAATAGGACTTTCGGTTGTGGAAAATAA